A single region of the Triticum dicoccoides isolate Atlit2015 ecotype Zavitan chromosome 2B, WEW_v2.0, whole genome shotgun sequence genome encodes:
- the LOC119363899 gene encoding probable WRKY transcription factor 57, with protein sequence MAGVECGGGDWPFSAEEAYADSSALLAEIGWAAGFVDDGCAGELLPPLDPHPATPAGSMEGAGASSSSTDDGATREAADADGRPAAATEAASKTAPAPAPGKTMKKQKRARQPRFAFMTKTEIDHLEDGYRWRKYGQKAVKNSPFPRSYYRCTNNKCTVKKRVERSSEDPSVVITTYEGQHCHHTVTFPRGAGAATLASQMAFSAHHHHLMYNDLPALHSPTTQNPLFSVPAMSSSLLQPLHCNRQELQVASYTTQASSISSPGSVPAVDKGLLDDMVPPAMRHG encoded by the exons ATGGCCGGCGTCGAGTGCGGCGGTGGGGACTGGCCCTTCTCCGCCGAGGAAGCGTACGCCGATTCCTCAGCGCTGTTGGCGGAGATCGGCTGGGCGGCCGGTTTTGTCGACGATGGCTGCGCTGGGGAGCTGCTTCCGCCGCTGGATCCGCATCCGGCCACACCAGCGGGGTCCATGGAAGGGGCCGGCGCCTCGTCGAGCTCCACCGATGACGGTGCCACGCGGGAGGCTGCGGACGCCGACGGCAGGCCGGCCGCCGCGACAGAGGCAGC GAGCAagacggcgccggcgccggccccaGGGAAGACGATGAAAAAACAGAAGCGGGCGCGGCAGCCACGGTTTGCGTTCATGACCAAGACGGAGATTGACCACCTCGAGGACGGATACCGCTGGAGGAAGTACGGACAGAAGGCCGTCAAGAACAGCCCTTTCCCAAG GAGCTACTACCGGTGCACCAACAACAAGTGCACGGTGAAGAAGCGCGTGGAGCGCTCCTCCGAGGACCCCTCCGTCGTCATCACCACCTACGAGGGCCAGCACTGCCACCACACCGTCACCTTCCCCCGCGGCGCCGGCGCCGCCACCCTCGCCAGCCAGATGGCCTTCTCGGCACACCACCACCACCTCATGTACAACGACTTGCCGGCACTGCACTCGCCGACCACTCAAAACCCCCTCTTCAGCGTGCCGGCGATGTCGTCGTCGCTGCTCCAGCCGCTACACTGCAACCGACAGGAGCTGCAAGTTGCGAGCTACACAACCCAGGCATCGTCCATCTCGTCGCCGGGGAGTGTTCCCGCCGTCGACAAGGGGCTTCTCGATGACATGGTGCCTCCAGCGATGAGGCACGGATAG